From the genome of Sulfurimonas paralvinellae:
AGAAAACTTTTTGTATATTAGATCATTTAAAAATTTATCATCTACTCTCACATTGTGAGAAAGCCATCCATTTCTATCAGTAGCCAAAAAACATTTAAAATCATTCGAGCAAATCTCTATTTGCTCCTTGGTCCATTTTTGTGCTCCACCATTTTGAGATCTTGTAACAATAAACAAAATATTTTTCAATCTAGAACCTCTATATATTGTCTTATCATTGTCTCAACTTCAAAATACTTAGCTCTAAGTATAGCTTTCTTTTGATAACTCTCTAATAAATTATGATCATTCAACATTAATGTCATTGCTTTTTTCATTATCTGTTCATTATTAACAGGTGTCAAAATGCCATATTGTGCACACTCTATATCTTTCATGAGGCAAGAATCCATATTATTATCCGGTGCTAAAATCTCTCTAGGCCCACTTTTGCAGTCGGTACTAATAATGGGTAATCTACAAGCTAATGCTTCCAACAAGACATTGGGAAACCCTTCATGATTTGAACCAAATACAAAACAATCAGATTTTGAAAGAAATTTATATGGATTTTCTTGTCGCCCAAGCAAAAGTACTTTAGTTTGTAAATTAAGTGTATCTATGTGTTGTTGTAAATCATTTCTAAGCTCACCATCTCCTATGATCCATAAATTCGCATCTAGGTTTTGTATGGCATTTATGAGTAACTTATGATTTTTTCCACTGTCAAGTCGACCAATAGTTATAAAAGTAAACTTTTGCTTTCTTAACTCAATATCTTCATTTTTTAATTGATCTATTTTATCTATATCTACAACATTGT
Proteins encoded in this window:
- a CDS encoding glycosyltransferase gives rise to the protein MKKKLAILIYSLASGGAERQVSILLKELIDTFDITLVLMNDTVFYNIPENTKIIYLEKSSPCESGIKKLLKLPSLGWKYKKILQDNKIEISFSLMTRPNYINIFSKLFGSKVKTIISERSQFSLQYSYGNLQSYTNKKLVKLYNYADVIVTNSKGNAKDLDENFSITAKMKTIYNVVDIDKIDQLKNEDIELRKQKFTFITIGRLDSGKNHKLLINAIQNLDANLWIIGDGELRNDLQQHIDTLNLQTKVLLLGRQENPYKFLSKSDCFVFGSNHEGFPNVLLEALACRLPIISTDCKSGPREILAPDNNMDSCLMKDIECAQYGILTPVNNEQIMKKAMTLMLNDHNLLESYQKKAILRAKYFEVETMIRQYIEVLD